The proteins below come from a single Miscanthus floridulus cultivar M001 chromosome 1, ASM1932011v1, whole genome shotgun sequence genomic window:
- the LOC136491290 gene encoding cell number regulator 13-like, whose protein sequence is MKLVSQSQTATAYTYMASSWDRVGQAASVMQVTGVDALGLVNMIVQAAQTTRRNRDLCQQLAQHVLIVADLLRKLDIPVLRQHLETRRPLEQLDAALFRAYKLVRSCAQRQENTSQIYQMFTGAKVASKLRLAQEEIDRYINLIPMITLVAAVGARQATNEVHEDGSNNDAAPT, encoded by the exons ATGAAG TTAGTAAGTCAGTCTCAAACAGCAACTGCATATACATATATGGCATCGTCCTGGGATAGGGTGGGGCAGGCGGCGAGCGTGATGCAGGTCACCGGCGTCGACGCGCTCGGCCTGGTGAACATGATCGTGCAGGCGGCGCAAACCACACGCCGCAACAGGGATCTGTGCCAGCAGCTGGCCCAGCACGTTCTGATCGTCGCCGATCTGCTCCGGAAGCTGGACATCCCGGTGCTCAGGCAGCACCTGGAGACGCGGAGGCCGCTGGAGCAGCTGGATGCCGCTCTTTTCCGTGCGTACAAGCTCGTCAGGTCCTGCGCCCAGCGACAAGAGAACACAAGCCAGATCTACCAGATGTTTACCGGCGCGAAGGTGGCCTCCAAGCTTCGGCTGGCGCAGGAGGAGATCGACCGCTACATCAACCTAATCCCCATGATCACCCTTGTTGCCGCCGTCGGCGCCCGGCAG GCTACCAATGAGGTGCATGAGGATGGGAGCAATAATGATGCTGCCCCAACTTAA